The Engraulis encrasicolus isolate BLACKSEA-1 chromosome 22, IST_EnEncr_1.0, whole genome shotgun sequence genome includes a region encoding these proteins:
- the pkd1l3 gene encoding polycystin-1-like protein 2, whose protein sequence is METKLNAELSSFLEEATSLLDRIETMEVGPSHDQRMEYLTLLSDATDKPNFKEVLKQNELHRQTLINCTGGILSYTVTLCNSGTGGHVDQYEEMFSKVVVIFLSINSLSTLGGGQSGPTIITTPTATIHANSFDPDNMSNLEFGSKNDGVFFKFPSSSSLGFLAKYTSVNVEMYSFKVNPLIGDSDEPISGEVAKLDLTSKDGKIAVQDLPEPFEIYLPRKDASKPPTLQVELDNLMAIITSFNVSDPDTTVVITMKPNKNVTFRVLLGEGSPPNDTNYWKETWLTFQDNYRWLVTPELRSGLNGTWFVNASLNSTWSEGLQVEVTTFLTKCMFWNSTQGSWSTYGCWVGPNTEPELTQCLCNHLTFFGSSFFIAPTYVDLSRISEYFATVSENYVVVVLLSCFFGLYLITLLWACYADRQASRKRKMTLLEDNHPCANYNYILNVQTGLRSGAGTSAMVSIVLQGADGESDPHHLSDPDKPVFERGGVDMFLLSTPFSLGDLQSIRLWHDNSGGHPNWYLNKVTIQDQQTRKVWHFLCSSWLSSNKGEGLIKRTFTPAKKNELTSFSNIFQTRTSSGFRDEHIWVSIVDPPRRSPFTRAQRVSCCMSLLLCSMAINIMFWKTPVDEDSPVIIQIGSLKITWAEVIIGVESGLLMFPINILIITIFRSIRPRLLPRKAPHSGTEYQKASAVTMPTLLKETEDVLNILMKSPKNQLAPVERKIQVSADLAGALDSIHAVIHVMQGETEPDSHWVHCSHFVLYSLGHLWQSMEQVGEGAFSCREEFQCVRSMVDLLQKKTEMVAMSHTVQRPVVIGQKKKKSQSSFWLPWWFVFVGWFLLFSISGISTFFTLLYGFVYGKEMSIQWVISLGLSLFQSIFVLQPLKVVAVAIFFALILKRVSVEESEEVEILLKEQKRRCQLYSGKAVS, encoded by the exons ATGGAAACAAAACTTAATGCAGAACTTTCTTCTTTTCTAGAG GAGGCGACTAGCCTACTGGATAGGATAGAGACGATGGAAGTGGGCCCGTCGCACGATCAGAGG ATGGAATATTTGACACTTCTCTCCGATGCAACTGATAAGCCTAATTTTAAGGAGGTGCTGAAGCAGAATGAACTGCATCGTCAAACCCTCATCAACTGCACAGGGGGCATTCTCTCCTACACTGTCACACTGTGCAATTCGGGCACAGGTGGCCATGTTGATCAG TATGAAGAAATGTTCTCTAAAGTGGTAGTCATATTTCTGAGTATCAACTCTTTATCAACCCTTGGTGGAGGTCAAAGTGGTCCAACAATTATAACAACTCCAACAGCCACAATTCACGCCAACAG TTTCGACCCAGACAACATGAGTAACTTGGAGTTCGGGTCAAAGAATGATGGGGTGTTCTTCaaattcccctcctcctcctcactaggATTTCTGGCGAAGTATACCTCAGTCAATGTTGAG ATGTACAGCTTCAAGGTGAACCCCCTGATAGGTGACTCTGACGAGCCCATCTCTGGAGAGGTGGCCAAGCTGGACCTCACTAGTAAGGATGGCAAGATTGCTGTTCAGGACCTGCCTGAGCCCTTTGAG ATCTATCTGCCTCGCAAAGATGCGTCCAAGCCTCCCACTCTACAAGTGGAGCTAGACAATCTGATGGCCATCATCACTTCCTTCAATGTGTCGGACCCTGACACCACAGTGGTGATCACTATGAAGCCCAACAAGAATGTGACCTTCCGAGTCCTCTTGGGCGAGGGCTCCCCACCTAATGACACCAACTATTGGAAAGAAACCTGGTTGACTTTTCAAG ATAACTACCGCTGGCTTGTGACTCCGGAGTTGCGGAGCGGGCTGAACGGGACGTGGTTTGTGAACGCCAGCCTAAACTCCACATGGAGCGAAGGCCTCCAAGTGGAGGTCACCACCTTCCTCACCAAGTGCATGTTCTGGAACTCCACCCAGGGGTCATGGAGCACCTATGGATGCTGG GTAGGACCCAACACAGAGCCCGAGTTAACTCAGTGCCTCTGCAACCATCTGACCTTCTTCGGGAGCTCCTTCTTCATCGCGCCAACTTACGTAGACTTGTCTCGCATAAGTGAATACTTTGCCACCGTGTCAGAGAACTATGTGGTCGTGGTGCTGCTCAGCTGTTTCTTTGGTCTGTACTTGATTACTCTACTGTGGGCATGCTACGCAGACCGGCAGGCCTCAAGAAAG AGGAAGATGACGCTGCTGGAGGACAACCACCCCTGTGCCAACTATAATTACATCCTGAACGTTCAGACGGGTCTCCGCAGCGGAGCTGGCACCTCTGCCATg GTGTCTATTGTTCTGCAAGGGGCAGACGGAGAGAGTGATCCCCACCACCTGTCAGACCCTGACAAGCCAGTGTTTGAGCGCGGCGGGGTGGACATGTTCCTGCTGTCCACGCCCTTCAGCCTGGGAGACCTCCAGAGCATCCGGCTGTGGCACGACAACTCCGGAGGACACCCCAACTG GTATCTGAACAAAGTCACTATACAGGACCAGCAGACTCGTAAAGTCTGGCACTTTCTCTGTTCCTCGTGGCTGAGCTCCAACAAAGGAGAAGGACTCATCAAAAGGACATTCACCCCAGCCAAGAAAAACGAACTCACCAGCTTCAG caACATCTTTCAGACGCGCACCTCCTCTGGGTTCAGGGATGAGCACATCTGGGTGTCCATCGTGGACCCTCCACGCCGCAGCCCCTTCACCCGAGCCCAGCGCGTCTCCTGCTGCATGAGCCTGCTGCTCTGCTCCATGGCCATCAACATCATGTTCTGGAAGACTCCGGTGGACGAAGACTCACCCGTTATCATTCAGATAG GTTCCCTGAAGATCACCTGGGCGGAGGTGATCATCGGGGTGGAGAGCGGCCTGCTCATGTTCCCCATCAACATCCTCATCATCACTATTTTCCGCAGTATCAGGCCCCGCCTCCTGCCGCGCAAGGCCCCGCACAGCGGCACCGAGTACCAGAAGGCCTCGGCTGTTACCATGCCAACACTCCTCAAG GAAACCGAAGACGTGCTGAATATCCTcatgaaaagccccaaaaatcaGCTTGCGCCAGTGGAAAGAAAGATTCAGGTCTCCGCCGACCTCGCCGGAGCCTTGGATAGCATTCATGCAGTAATTCATGTTATGCAAG GAGAAACGGAGCCTGATTCTCACTGGGTGCACTGCAGCCATTTTGTGCTGTACTCGCTGGGGCACCTGTGGCAGTCCATGGAGCAGGTGGGGGAGGGAGCCTTCTCCTGCAGAGAGGAGTTCCAATGTGTCAGGAGCATGGTGGACCTGCTCCAGAAGAAGACCGAGATGGTGGCCATGAGCCATACCGTGCAGAG GCCAGTGGTCATtgggcagaagaagaagaagagccagTCTAGCTTCTGGCTGCCCTggtggtttgtgtttgtgggctGGTTCCTGCTCTTCTCCATCAGCGGCATCTCCACCTTCTTCACCCTGCTCTACGGCTTCGTCTACGGAAAGGAGATGTCCATCCAGTGGGTCATCTCGCTGGGGCTGTCTCTCTTCCAGAGCATCTTCGTCCTGCAGCCACTCAAG GTGGTAGCTGTGGCGATCTTCTTCGCTCTGATCCTGAAGCGAGTGTctgtggaggagagtgaggaagTGGAGATATTGCTAAAAG AGCAAAAGAGAAGATGTCAGCTGTACTCTGGGAAGGCAGTCTCCTGA